Proteins from a genomic interval of Brucella melitensis bv. 1 str. 16M:
- a CDS encoding thiamine pyrophosphate-binding protein, with protein MTSKPNVRTGGQILVDALRIHGADRVFCVPGESYLAALDAFHDASDAIDLIVCRQEGGASYMAEAYGKLTGKPGICFVTRGPGATNASIGVHTAFQDSTPMLLFIGQVASDQVEREAFQEIDYRRMFGQMAKWVVQIDDAARIPELVSQAFHRAVNGRPGPVVVALPEDMLTSYAAVSDAPAYKQVAMHPGGEQLQAMRALIEKAERPLMIVGGGGWTQDAVRDLRQFAENMSLPVAASFRCQDMFDNTHPLYAGEMGTSISARLVQRVKDSDLLVVVGARLGEMTTQGYELVTIPVPQQKLVHIHPGAEELGRVYHADVPINAGMPAFCAAAAKLAPVADPRWKAWADSANADYRDNIKSPVISGEVQMGEVMEWLRAHLPADAIITNGAGNYSAWPHRFYQYRTYRSQLAPTNGSMGYGVPAAVAAKLTAPERTVVAFAGDGCFLMNGQELATAAQYGANAIFIVVNNGMYGTIRMHQERTYPARISGTALANPDFAALARAYGLHGEVVEKTADFAPAFKRCEQSGKPALIEIRIDPEALSPKMSLSQMREQGFAKQR; from the coding sequence ATGACGAGCAAACCAAATGTCCGTACCGGAGGCCAGATTTTGGTGGATGCGCTGCGCATCCATGGCGCGGACCGGGTCTTCTGCGTGCCCGGCGAAAGCTATCTCGCTGCGCTCGACGCCTTTCACGATGCAAGCGACGCCATCGACCTGATTGTCTGCCGGCAGGAGGGCGGGGCATCCTATATGGCAGAGGCCTATGGCAAACTGACGGGTAAGCCCGGCATTTGCTTCGTCACGCGCGGCCCCGGCGCCACCAATGCATCGATTGGCGTGCACACGGCTTTTCAGGATTCGACGCCCATGCTGCTCTTCATCGGTCAGGTCGCAAGCGATCAGGTCGAGCGTGAGGCATTTCAGGAAATCGATTATCGCCGCATGTTCGGCCAGATGGCCAAATGGGTCGTGCAGATTGACGATGCCGCGCGCATTCCCGAACTGGTGAGCCAGGCATTCCATCGCGCGGTGAACGGGCGTCCCGGTCCGGTGGTGGTCGCCTTGCCGGAAGACATGCTGACGTCCTATGCGGCGGTCAGCGATGCGCCTGCCTATAAGCAGGTGGCCATGCATCCGGGTGGCGAACAGTTGCAGGCAATGCGGGCGCTGATCGAAAAGGCAGAGCGTCCGCTGATGATCGTCGGCGGCGGTGGCTGGACACAGGATGCCGTGCGCGACCTGCGCCAGTTTGCCGAAAATATGTCTCTGCCGGTTGCCGCATCCTTCCGCTGTCAGGATATGTTCGACAATACGCATCCCCTTTATGCGGGCGAAATGGGGACCTCGATCAGTGCCAGGCTTGTCCAGCGGGTGAAGGATTCCGACCTGCTTGTCGTGGTTGGCGCGCGCCTTGGTGAAATGACGACACAGGGCTATGAACTCGTCACCATTCCGGTGCCGCAGCAGAAGCTTGTCCATATCCATCCGGGCGCGGAGGAACTGGGCCGGGTCTATCATGCCGATGTTCCGATCAATGCCGGGATGCCTGCCTTCTGTGCTGCGGCTGCAAAGCTTGCGCCGGTTGCCGATCCGCGCTGGAAGGCATGGGCCGACAGCGCCAATGCCGACTATCGCGACAATATCAAGTCGCCGGTCATTTCGGGCGAAGTGCAGATGGGCGAGGTGATGGAGTGGCTGCGCGCGCATCTGCCCGCCGATGCCATTATCACCAATGGCGCGGGCAATTATTCCGCATGGCCGCATCGCTTTTACCAGTATCGCACCTATCGCAGCCAGTTGGCCCCGACCAATGGCTCCATGGGCTATGGTGTGCCGGCTGCTGTTGCGGCCAAGCTCACCGCGCCGGAGCGGACCGTGGTGGCTTTCGCGGGAGATGGCTGTTTCCTCATGAACGGGCAGGAGCTTGCAACTGCCGCGCAATATGGCGCGAATGCCATTTTCATCGTCGTGAACAACGGCATGTATGGCACGATCCGTATGCATCAGGAGCGCACCTATCCGGCGCGCATTTCGGGTACGGCCCTGGCCAATCCCGACTTTGCGGCGCTTGCGCGGGCCTATGGGCTGCATGGTGAAGTAGTGGAAAAGACCGCTGATTTCGCACCCGCCTTCAAGCGGTGCGAACAGTCCGGCAAGCCGGCGCTGATCGAGATCAGGATCGATCCCGAGGCACTGTCGCCCAAGATGAGCCTCAGCCAGATGCGGGAGCAGGGTTTCGCGAAACAGCGCTGA
- a CDS encoding FadR/GntR family transcriptional regulator — protein sequence MGLLETAITGRKRHNSHAVVVGELGRGIVAGTIPEGSILPGDHELSLRFGVSRTVLREAMKTLAAKRLIEPKAKVGTRVLGHASWNFFDPDVLSWRFEAGFDEPFVDHLAEMRMALEPAAAAAAAERATSDEIVELYALAAKFDNPDHTPESIAKVDLEFHLAIARMSGNPFMRSVSGLIEAALAVSFQLSSPAASQEGIAECAANHLRIAHAIASRDPQKARLAMESVIKLGVERIRDVI from the coding sequence TTGGGATTGCTGGAAACGGCCATTACCGGGCGCAAGCGGCATAACAGCCACGCGGTCGTGGTGGGTGAACTGGGGCGCGGCATCGTCGCGGGGACCATTCCCGAAGGGTCCATCCTTCCGGGCGATCATGAATTGTCGCTGCGCTTCGGCGTATCCCGCACCGTTCTGCGCGAGGCGATGAAAACGCTTGCCGCCAAGCGCCTGATCGAGCCAAAAGCCAAGGTGGGCACCCGCGTTCTGGGCCATGCAAGCTGGAATTTCTTCGATCCCGATGTCCTGTCATGGCGCTTCGAGGCGGGGTTCGACGAGCCTTTCGTCGATCATCTTGCCGAAATGCGCATGGCGCTGGAACCGGCTGCTGCTGCTGCCGCCGCCGAGCGCGCCACCAGCGACGAGATCGTGGAGCTTTATGCACTTGCCGCCAAATTCGACAATCCCGACCACACGCCGGAATCCATCGCCAAGGTCGATCTGGAATTCCATCTTGCCATTGCCCGCATGTCCGGCAATCCTTTCATGCGTTCGGTCAGCGGCTTGATCGAGGCGGCACTGGCCGTTTCCTTCCAGCTTTCCTCGCCCGCCGCCTCGCAGGAGGGGATCGCCGAATGCGCGGCCAATCACCTGCGCATCGCCCATGCCATTGCATCACGCGATCCACAGAAGGCGCGCCTGGCCATGGAAAGCGTCATCAAGCTTGGCGTGGAGCGCATCCGCGACGTAATCTAA
- the araD1 gene encoding AraD1 family protein: MLRLVQFRDERGEAHVAACDDEGAAHVVGGVATTYELASAAISAGISLEEQVACSGKGEAVDIDAALASGRVGLPVSHADSAHLIVTGTGLTHLGSADGRDKMHKAMQSAEKPTDSMRMFLMGVEGGKPKPGETGVQPEWFYKGDGSVLVATGGELVSPAFAEDGGEEPELAGIYLIGPDGTPFRLGFCLANEFSDHVTEKQNYLWLAHSKLRQAALGPELYVGALPDHVEGVSRIRRGGEVIFEKPFLSGEANMSHAIANLEHHHFKYALFRRPGDIHVHFFGTATLSFSDGVKTEAGDQFEICAKPFRYPLVNRLGQAAAEKITVRAL; the protein is encoded by the coding sequence ATGTTGCGTCTGGTACAGTTCCGCGACGAGCGCGGGGAAGCACATGTTGCCGCTTGCGATGATGAAGGCGCGGCGCATGTGGTGGGCGGCGTGGCGACGACCTATGAATTGGCCTCGGCGGCAATTTCCGCAGGTATCAGCCTTGAAGAACAGGTCGCATGCAGCGGCAAGGGCGAAGCTGTCGATATTGATGCGGCACTTGCAAGTGGCCGGGTCGGCCTGCCGGTCAGCCATGCCGATTCGGCGCATCTCATCGTGACGGGTACGGGGCTGACCCATCTGGGTTCTGCTGACGGTCGCGACAAGATGCACAAGGCCATGCAGTCCGCAGAAAAGCCGACCGATTCCATGCGCATGTTCCTGATGGGTGTCGAAGGCGGCAAGCCGAAGCCCGGCGAGACGGGTGTGCAGCCGGAATGGTTCTACAAGGGCGATGGCTCGGTGCTTGTCGCAACCGGCGGTGAACTGGTATCACCGGCTTTTGCTGAAGACGGCGGTGAGGAACCGGAGCTTGCAGGCATTTACCTGATCGGCCCCGATGGCACGCCGTTTCGTCTCGGTTTCTGCCTTGCCAACGAATTTTCCGATCATGTGACGGAAAAGCAGAATTATCTCTGGCTTGCCCATTCCAAGCTGCGTCAGGCCGCGTTGGGGCCAGAGCTTTATGTGGGCGCGTTGCCGGATCATGTGGAAGGCGTTTCGCGTATCCGTCGCGGCGGTGAAGTGATTTTCGAGAAGCCGTTCCTGTCGGGTGAAGCGAATATGTCCCATGCTATCGCCAATCTGGAACATCACCATTTCAAATATGCGCTGTTCCGCCGTCCGGGCGACATTCATGTTCATTTTTTCGGCACGGCAACCCTGTCTTTTTCCGATGGCGTGAAGACGGAAGCTGGCGACCAGTTCGAGATTTGCGCAAAGCCATTTCGCTATCCGCTGGTGAACCGGCTCGGTCAGGCCGCAGCGGAAAAAATCACCGTGCGCGCATTGTGA
- a CDS encoding Gfo/Idh/MocA family protein, whose product MTTSPDIALAIVGLGKIARDQHLPAIASVDGVALAAVASRNAGLDGTPSFHDIEQLLASDVMFDAVSLCTPPQGRFNQAHAALKAGKHVMLEKPPGATISEVHALERLAERQGVSLYATWHSREAAAVGPAREFLKDALIRSVSVAWKEDVRHWHPGQQWIWEPGGLGVFDPGINALSIVTHILPEAFFLTRSDLYFPANRAAPIAADLRFHTGSGIPVSFELDWRQTGPQTWDICVETDKGTLLLSHGGSRMTVAGEEKMAEPDREYQRLYRNFVQLVRERRSDVDLAPLTHVADAFLLGKRHLVEAFDD is encoded by the coding sequence ATGACAACTTCCCCCGATATCGCGCTTGCAATCGTCGGCCTTGGCAAGATCGCGCGCGACCAGCATCTGCCAGCCATTGCGTCGGTGGATGGGGTGGCGCTTGCCGCTGTCGCCAGCCGCAATGCGGGGCTGGATGGTACACCTTCCTTTCATGATATCGAGCAATTGCTGGCGTCGGATGTCATGTTCGATGCCGTGTCTTTATGCACACCGCCGCAGGGCCGGTTCAATCAGGCTCATGCCGCGCTGAAAGCAGGCAAGCATGTGATGCTTGAAAAGCCGCCGGGCGCGACGATTTCGGAAGTGCATGCGCTGGAGCGGCTGGCTGAAAGGCAGGGCGTTTCGCTCTATGCGACATGGCATTCGCGCGAGGCTGCGGCAGTGGGGCCAGCGCGCGAATTTTTGAAAGACGCGCTCATCCGTTCGGTTTCGGTTGCGTGGAAGGAAGATGTGCGCCACTGGCACCCCGGCCAGCAATGGATATGGGAGCCGGGCGGGCTTGGCGTCTTCGATCCCGGCATCAATGCGCTGTCGATTGTGACGCATATCCTGCCGGAGGCGTTTTTCCTCACCCGATCCGACCTTTATTTTCCGGCAAACCGGGCTGCACCTATTGCAGCCGATCTGCGGTTTCACACCGGGAGCGGAATCCCGGTTTCGTTTGAACTGGATTGGCGCCAGACCGGCCCGCAGACGTGGGATATTTGCGTCGAGACGGACAAGGGCACACTTTTGCTCAGCCATGGCGGCAGCCGGATGACGGTCGCTGGCGAGGAAAAAATGGCCGAGCCGGATCGTGAATATCAGCGTCTTTACCGCAATTTCGTGCAACTGGTCCGGGAGCGGCGCAGCGATGTCGATCTCGCTCCGCTGACCCATGTGGCCGATGCCTTCCTGCTCGGAAAACGGCATCTGGTCGAAGCCTTTGATGATTGA
- a CDS encoding IlvD/Edd family dehydratase: protein MNKPVTPKTPKLRSRAWFDNPDNVDMTALYLERYMNYGLSQEELQSGRPIIGIAQTGSDLSPCNRHHLELAKRVRDGVREAGGIVIEFPVHPIQETGKRPTAGLDRNLAYLGLVEVLYGYPLDGVVLTIGCDKTTPACLMAAATVNIPAIALSVGPMLNGWFRGERTGSGTIVWKARELLAKGEIDYQGFVKLVASSAPSTGYCNTMGTATTMNSLAEALGMQLPGSAAIPAPYRDRQEVAYLTGRRIVEMVHEDLKPSDILTKEAFINAIRVNSAIGGSTNAPIHLNALARHIGVELTVDDWQKYGEEIPLLVNLQPAGEYLGEDYYHAGGVPAVVNQLMGQGLIHEDAITVNGKTIGENCKNATIEDGNVIKTYDQPLKKHAGFRVLRGNLFSSAIMKLSVISDEFRNRYLSDAKDPNAFEGKAVVFDGPEDYHHRIDDPALEIDEHTVLFMRGAGPIGYPGAAEVVNMRAPDYLLKKGITSLPCIGDGRQSGTSGSPSILNASPEAAAGGGLAILKTGDRVRIDLGRGTADILISDEELAERRKALEAVGGYKYPESQTPWQEIQRAVIGQMETGAVLENAVKYQDIAHTRGLPRDNH from the coding sequence ATGAACAAGCCGGTTACGCCAAAAACACCCAAATTGCGGTCACGCGCATGGTTCGACAATCCCGACAATGTCGATATGACGGCGCTCTATCTTGAGCGTTACATGAATTACGGGCTGAGCCAGGAAGAGCTGCAATCCGGCCGTCCCATCATCGGTATTGCGCAAACCGGTTCTGATCTTTCGCCCTGCAACCGGCATCATCTGGAACTGGCCAAGCGTGTGAGGGATGGAGTTCGCGAGGCGGGTGGCATCGTCATCGAATTTCCGGTTCATCCCATTCAGGAAACCGGCAAGCGCCCCACTGCGGGTCTCGACCGCAATCTGGCCTATCTTGGTCTGGTCGAAGTGCTTTACGGCTATCCGCTCGATGGTGTGGTGCTGACCATCGGCTGCGACAAGACCACGCCCGCCTGCCTGATGGCAGCGGCGACCGTCAATATTCCGGCCATCGCGCTGTCGGTCGGGCCGATGCTGAACGGCTGGTTCCGGGGTGAGCGCACGGGTTCGGGCACCATCGTCTGGAAGGCGCGCGAACTGCTTGCCAAGGGCGAAATCGACTATCAGGGCTTTGTGAAACTGGTGGCTTCTTCGGCTCCATCGACCGGCTATTGCAACACGATGGGCACGGCCACGACCATGAATTCTCTGGCCGAAGCGCTGGGTATGCAGCTTCCGGGCTCGGCGGCTATCCCCGCACCTTATCGTGACCGTCAGGAAGTCGCCTATCTGACGGGGCGGCGTATTGTCGAGATGGTTCATGAAGACCTGAAACCATCGGATATCCTGACGAAGGAAGCCTTTATCAATGCGATCCGCGTCAATTCCGCCATTGGCGGCTCCACCAATGCGCCGATCCATCTCAATGCGCTCGCGCGCCATATCGGTGTGGAACTGACGGTGGATGACTGGCAGAAATATGGCGAGGAAATTCCGCTTCTGGTCAATCTCCAGCCTGCGGGCGAATATCTGGGCGAAGACTATTATCACGCAGGCGGTGTGCCAGCGGTGGTCAACCAGTTGATGGGGCAGGGCCTCATCCATGAGGACGCAATCACGGTCAATGGCAAGACCATCGGCGAAAATTGCAAGAATGCGACCATCGAAGACGGCAATGTCATCAAGACCTACGATCAGCCGCTCAAGAAACATGCCGGTTTCCGCGTGCTGCGCGGCAATCTGTTCTCGTCGGCCATCATGAAGCTCAGCGTGATTTCGGACGAATTCCGCAATCGCTACCTGTCCGATGCCAAGGATCCCAATGCCTTTGAAGGCAAGGCGGTCGTGTTCGATGGGCCGGAGGATTATCATCACCGTATTGATGATCCGGCGCTGGAAATAGATGAACATACGGTGCTTTTCATGCGCGGTGCGGGACCGATCGGCTATCCGGGTGCGGCGGAAGTCGTCAACATGCGCGCGCCGGATTACCTTTTGAAGAAGGGCATCACGTCGCTGCCCTGTATCGGCGACGGCCGCCAGTCGGGTACGTCGGGTTCGCCGTCGATCCTCAATGCCTCGCCGGAAGCGGCGGCAGGCGGGGGGCTTGCCATTCTCAAGACCGGCGACCGCGTGCGCATCGATCTTGGCCGCGGGACGGCGGATATCCTGATTTCCGATGAGGAATTGGCCGAACGCCGCAAGGCGCTGGAAGCGGTTGGCGGTTATAAATATCCTGAAAGCCAGACGCCATGGCAGGAAATCCAGCGTGCTGTCATCGGCCAGATGGAAACCGGGGCCGTGCTGGAAAACGCGGTCAAATATCAGGATATCGCGCATACGCGCGGGCTTCCGCGAGATAACCATTGA
- a CDS encoding 2-dehydro-3-deoxygalactonokinase, which translates to MGAGKKPFAAVADWGTTRFRLWTLDADGAVLGESRGDDGLLHAKEAGFEPTLERHLARLGAPDDLPVVICGMAGSRAGWVEAPYMNLPAGLDGIVKAAVRVPARRHVIMLPGVARQDETAPDVMRGEETKLLGLVHRGTRDAIVVMPGTHAKWVKIANGELADYRTFMTGELFALLKEKSVLAGALEGAGTVDPNHDAFAAGVRASLEAPELVSNRLFSIRAGWLVHDRKPTDQLARLSGLLIGLEIAGGRTLYGGAKDILLPSDGTMGGLYASTLATAGLNVKRLQADELVRDGLFMAAKHTFQGAVS; encoded by the coding sequence ATGGGTGCTGGAAAAAAGCCATTTGCCGCCGTGGCCGATTGGGGAACGACCCGGTTCCGGCTCTGGACGCTTGATGCGGATGGAGCCGTGCTGGGGGAGAGCCGTGGCGACGATGGCCTGCTGCACGCAAAGGAAGCCGGTTTTGAGCCGACGCTTGAACGGCATCTGGCGCGGCTTGGTGCGCCCGACGACCTGCCGGTCGTCATCTGCGGCATGGCCGGTTCACGCGCTGGCTGGGTCGAAGCACCCTATATGAACCTGCCCGCTGGGTTGGATGGTATTGTGAAAGCGGCGGTGCGTGTTCCGGCGCGCCGTCATGTCATCATGTTGCCGGGTGTCGCCCGACAGGATGAGACAGCCCCCGATGTGATGCGCGGCGAGGAAACAAAGCTTCTGGGCCTCGTGCATCGTGGCACACGGGATGCGATTGTCGTCATGCCCGGCACCCATGCCAAATGGGTGAAGATCGCAAATGGTGAACTGGCCGATTACCGCACTTTCATGACGGGCGAACTGTTTGCTCTTTTGAAGGAAAAATCGGTGCTGGCCGGTGCGCTGGAAGGGGCAGGCACAGTCGATCCGAACCACGATGCCTTTGCGGCGGGGGTGAGGGCTTCCCTGGAAGCGCCGGAACTTGTCTCCAACAGGCTCTTTTCCATTCGCGCCGGCTGGCTGGTGCATGATCGCAAGCCAACCGACCAGCTCGCCCGTTTGTCGGGCCTGCTGATCGGGCTTGAGATTGCAGGCGGGCGCACGCTTTACGGCGGGGCGAAGGACATCCTGCTGCCCTCCGATGGCACGATGGGCGGGCTTTATGCCAGCACGCTTGCAACTGCCGGGTTGAACGTTAAGCGGTTGCAAGCGGATGAACTGGTGCGCGACGGACTCTTCATGGCTGCGAAACACACCTTTCAGGGAGCTGTCTCATGA
- a CDS encoding 2-dehydro-3-deoxy-6-phosphogalactonate aldolase, whose translation MSGHIAWPKLRYPLVAILRGIRPEETEAIVSALIETGFEAIEIPLNSPAPFTSIEKAAKLAPKNVLIGAGTVLSVDDVDRLNDVGGRLLVSPNVEPEVIRRAGSHGMVTMPGVFTPTEAFSAIRAGASALKFFPASVLGAEGIKAVCAVLPKDIPVGAVGGVSQNDFATYAAAGVTCFGLGSSLYKAGFSAADVQERAQQAVAAWDKIAG comes from the coding sequence ATGAGCGGACATATTGCATGGCCCAAGCTTCGTTATCCGCTGGTGGCGATCCTGCGCGGCATTCGCCCGGAAGAAACCGAAGCGATCGTGAGTGCGCTGATTGAAACAGGTTTTGAGGCGATTGAAATTCCGCTCAATTCACCGGCCCCTTTCACCTCCATCGAAAAGGCGGCGAAGCTTGCGCCGAAGAATGTGCTGATCGGCGCGGGAACGGTGCTGTCCGTCGATGATGTGGATCGGCTTAACGATGTGGGCGGCAGGCTTCTGGTCAGCCCCAATGTCGAGCCGGAGGTCATCCGTCGCGCGGGCAGCCATGGCATGGTGACAATGCCAGGTGTGTTCACGCCGACGGAGGCTTTTTCCGCGATCCGAGCAGGCGCATCGGCGCTGAAATTCTTTCCGGCGAGCGTGTTGGGCGCAGAAGGTATCAAGGCGGTCTGCGCCGTCTTGCCGAAGGATATTCCGGTCGGCGCCGTGGGCGGCGTATCGCAGAACGATTTTGCAACCTATGCGGCGGCGGGCGTAACCTGTTTCGGCCTGGGCTCCAGCCTTTACAAGGCCGGGTTCAGCGCGGCCGATGTGCAGGAACGTGCGCAGCAGGCGGTTGCTGCATGGGACAAAATTGCGGGCTGA
- the mmsA gene encoding multiple monosaccharide ABC transporter ATP-binding protein, translating to MNLANPVSLDERGALPDTFGKPLLEMRGINKSFGVVKALSDVNFTVMPGEIHAFVGENGAGKSTLMKVLSGVYPHGSYEGAIYYDGEERQFRDINDSEALGIVIIHQELALIPLMSIAENIFLVNPPASRGVIDRSAVHKRTRELLKKVGLAETPDTLITDIGIGKQQLVEIAKALSKRVRLLILDEPTASLNENDSAALLALLREFRAQGITSILISHKLNEIREVADKITVLRDGKAVATLDCHAGEVEEDDIIRKMVDRDLESRYPKRDPKIGNVIFEVDNWSVYHPLHPDRHSVKNVSFKVRAGEIVGIAGLMGAGRTEFAMSLFGRSWGTNITGEARINGKTVDISTVARAIKAGLAYVTEDRKKLGLVLGQNISRNISLAHLRGVSPKGIIDDIREMKIANSYRDQMRIRCHNVYQETGTLSGGNQQKVVLSKWLFTGPDVLILDEPTRGIDVGAKYDIYTIINSLAESGKGVVVISSEMPELIGICDRIVVMHEGAFVGEVAGEEATQENIMRAIMRNTGKG from the coding sequence ATGAACCTAGCCAATCCTGTCTCGCTGGACGAGCGTGGGGCACTGCCGGATACTTTCGGAAAGCCTCTTCTTGAAATGCGTGGGATCAACAAGTCCTTCGGTGTCGTGAAGGCGCTGAGCGATGTGAACTTCACCGTCATGCCGGGCGAAATACATGCCTTTGTGGGTGAAAACGGCGCGGGAAAATCCACGCTGATGAAGGTGCTTTCGGGTGTTTATCCCCATGGAAGCTATGAAGGCGCGATCTATTACGACGGGGAAGAGCGGCAGTTTCGGGATATTAACGATTCCGAGGCGCTCGGCATCGTCATCATTCATCAGGAATTGGCCCTCATTCCGCTGATGTCGATTGCCGAGAATATTTTTCTCGTCAATCCTCCGGCAAGCCGGGGTGTCATCGACCGCTCCGCCGTGCACAAGCGGACGCGGGAGCTATTGAAAAAGGTCGGTCTGGCGGAAACGCCCGATACGCTCATCACCGATATCGGCATTGGCAAGCAGCAGCTTGTTGAAATCGCCAAGGCGCTTTCCAAGCGTGTGCGGCTGTTGATCCTCGATGAACCAACAGCAAGCCTCAACGAAAATGACAGTGCGGCGCTTCTGGCGCTGCTGCGCGAGTTTCGCGCGCAGGGCATCACCTCGATCCTCATTTCGCACAAGCTCAATGAAATCCGCGAAGTGGCCGACAAGATTACCGTTCTGCGCGACGGCAAGGCGGTTGCGACACTTGATTGCCATGCGGGCGAAGTGGAGGAAGACGATATCATCCGCAAGATGGTGGACCGCGATCTGGAGAGCCGTTATCCCAAGCGCGATCCCAAGATCGGCAATGTCATCTTCGAGGTCGATAACTGGTCGGTCTATCATCCGCTGCATCCCGATCGGCATTCGGTCAAGAACGTGTCATTCAAGGTGCGGGCGGGCGAGATCGTCGGCATTGCCGGATTGATGGGAGCGGGGCGCACGGAATTCGCCATGAGCCTGTTTGGCCGTTCATGGGGCACGAATATCACTGGCGAGGCGCGCATCAATGGCAAGACGGTGGATATTTCCACCGTGGCGCGGGCAATCAAGGCGGGCCTTGCCTATGTTACCGAGGATCGCAAGAAGCTTGGCCTGGTTCTTGGCCAGAATATTTCGCGCAATATCTCGCTGGCGCACTTACGCGGCGTGAGCCCGAAAGGCATTATCGACGATATCCGGGAAATGAAGATCGCGAATTCCTATCGCGACCAGATGCGTATTCGCTGTCACAATGTCTATCAGGAAACCGGCACGCTTTCGGGCGGCAACCAGCAGAAGGTGGTGCTGTCGAAATGGCTTTTCACTGGCCCCGACGTGCTGATCCTGGACGAGCCGACACGCGGTATCGATGTTGGCGCGAAATATGACATTTACACAATCATCAATTCACTGGCGGAAAGCGGCAAGGGCGTTGTCGTCATTTCTTCGGAAATGCCGGAGCTGATCGGCATTTGCGACCGCATCGTCGTCATGCATGAGGGCGCCTTCGTCGGCGAAGTGGCAGGCGAGGAAGCAACGCAGGAAAACATCATGCGCGCCATCATGCGAAACACGGGAAAAGGGTAA